Proteins encoded together in one candidate division WOR-3 bacterium window:
- a CDS encoding RluA family pseudouridine synthase, with product MSQEESKEFSRVVAEKQKGRRIDQYLISAGIGLSRSLTQKLISTGKVLVNNSPVKSSYRVKTGDEISVHFQVHVVPQMQPEEIALDIVHEDSEIIIVNKHKGIVVHPARGNFQHTMVNALLHHCGQLPTLGDKIRPGVLHRLDKDTTGLIIFAKTDSALTSLSRAIERREVRKKYEVICWNYPGLPEGVIEAPIGRSGLDRKKMTVTPLSSKLATTKFTVEQRFRIATHLSVVLITGRTHQIRVHFKHIGCPIVGDKDYGGRSPGVIRKSEELPVFKGILGLIDRQALHAAELDFVHPGSKRKMHLEAPLPEDMQAVLDYLREYSAR from the coding sequence TTGAGTCAAGAAGAATCTAAGGAATTCTCCCGTGTCGTCGCCGAGAAGCAGAAGGGGCGGCGCATCGATCAGTACCTGATCAGCGCAGGCATAGGTCTGTCACGAAGCCTCACCCAGAAACTCATCAGCACCGGTAAAGTGCTCGTCAACAATAGTCCGGTGAAAAGTTCGTACCGGGTGAAGACCGGTGATGAGATCAGCGTGCATTTTCAGGTTCACGTGGTACCTCAGATGCAGCCCGAGGAGATTGCCCTGGATATTGTCCATGAAGACAGTGAGATTATCATTGTTAACAAACACAAAGGTATTGTCGTGCATCCCGCGCGAGGCAATTTTCAACACACAATGGTCAATGCCTTACTCCATCATTGTGGCCAGTTGCCCACCCTCGGTGACAAAATTCGTCCGGGTGTACTGCATCGTTTGGATAAGGATACTACTGGTTTGATAATATTCGCCAAGACCGACAGCGCGTTGACTTCGTTGAGCCGTGCGATTGAGCGGCGGGAGGTAAGGAAGAAGTACGAAGTCATTTGCTGGAACTACCCGGGTTTGCCAGAAGGAGTGATCGAAGCACCGATCGGGCGCAGTGGTTTGGACAGAAAGAAAATGACGGTAACACCTCTATCCTCAAAGCTCGCCACGACGAAATTTACCGTGGAGCAACGTTTTCGAATCGCAACCCACTTGAGTGTTGTCCTCATAACCGGCCGGACCCATCAGATCAGGGTTCATTTTAAGCATATAGGATGTCCGATAGTTGGTGACAAGGATTACGGTGGTCGCAGCCCCGGTGTTATTCGAAAAAGTGAAGAGCTGCCCGTTTTCAAGGGCATCTTGGGTTTGATTGACCGGCAGGCACTACATGCTGCCGAACTTGATTTCGTACATCCTGGCAGCAAACGTAAGATGCACCTCGAGGCACCTCTTCCTGAAGACATGCAAGCAGTATTGGATTACCTGCGGGAATACTCGGCGCGATAA
- a CDS encoding NFACT RNA binding domain-containing protein, with amino-acid sequence MNGIYLYLLLREIRDKLIGKHIEDIQIRRRIIQIIFNQHSLVVSLHPTTLGMFLAKNVVSGYEPLKAVADVVKACRVVDVLQDSFAPVMRMILEKPFPGRESMEIIVSFYHEAPNFSVRVGSWQKNIFTRFIEKEPKSSILDFGEEDIANMNVESMVKNIEGIDIRMAKFLDAKNLKILQSIVRGKAACPRLVSSQPLCISLFADDGATEFSSLDELFKHAIMQFSEETDDKHAEQERRLQIRRLKRRISRLQKKLLPMKEIEFFRECGELILANMAEVKKGHLSVELQSPYTRKSITVKLDPRLTPQANAQKYFLKYKKEKRGQPRLREQLVSLEKEMAAVGKKPGVIVREKKETGKTTLKREPFHKFNLDSGSVVFVGKSARSNDQLTFQQARSGDYFFHARGVEGAHTILRPNIPKRQRPGKDEIRIAAAIAAYFSKARTQRNVPVSYTQRKYLKKDKKGKPGAVMLMREEVVFVDPGLPT; translated from the coding sequence ATGAACGGGATATATCTTTACTTGCTGCTTAGAGAAATCCGAGACAAATTAATCGGTAAGCACATCGAAGACATACAGATAAGACGTAGGATCATCCAGATAATATTCAATCAGCACTCTCTTGTTGTATCGCTGCATCCTACTACGCTCGGTATGTTTCTGGCTAAGAATGTAGTAAGTGGCTACGAACCACTGAAGGCCGTCGCCGATGTCGTGAAGGCATGCAGGGTTGTTGATGTCTTACAGGATAGTTTCGCGCCCGTCATGAGGATGATCCTGGAAAAACCTTTTCCGGGCAGGGAAAGTATGGAAATCATCGTGTCCTTTTACCATGAAGCGCCGAATTTCAGCGTAAGGGTTGGGTCCTGGCAGAAAAATATTTTCACGCGCTTCATTGAGAAAGAACCCAAATCTTCTATCCTTGATTTCGGTGAGGAAGATATCGCAAATATGAATGTTGAAAGTATGGTGAAGAATATCGAGGGGATTGACATAAGAATGGCCAAATTCCTGGATGCAAAGAACCTTAAAATACTGCAATCCATTGTGCGGGGGAAGGCTGCGTGTCCTAGATTGGTTTCTTCTCAACCTCTTTGCATAAGTCTTTTTGCAGACGATGGTGCGACAGAATTCAGCAGTCTCGATGAACTCTTCAAACATGCTATCATGCAATTCTCTGAGGAGACTGATGACAAACATGCTGAGCAGGAGCGGCGTCTGCAGATAAGAAGGCTGAAAAGACGTATCAGTCGGCTACAGAAGAAACTGCTTCCGATGAAGGAGATAGAGTTTTTTCGTGAGTGTGGCGAACTGATCCTGGCGAATATGGCAGAGGTCAAAAAGGGACATTTATCGGTCGAACTCCAGAGTCCATATACGCGAAAAAGTATAACCGTGAAACTCGACCCGCGCCTGACTCCGCAGGCAAACGCGCAGAAATATTTCTTGAAGTATAAGAAGGAAAAAAGGGGACAGCCCAGGCTTCGGGAGCAGCTCGTCAGCTTGGAAAAGGAAATGGCTGCCGTAGGAAAAAAACCGGGTGTGATAGTGCGTGAGAAGAAAGAAACCGGCAAAACGACACTCAAGCGCGAACCGTTTCACAAATTCAATCTTGATTCTGGATCAGTGGTATTTGTTGGTAAGAGTGCAAGAAGCAATGATCAATTGACCTTTCAACAAGCGCGTTCCGGTGATTATTTCTTCCATGCACGGGGTGTAGAGGGCGCGCATACGATACTACGACCGAATATACCAAAAAGGCAGCGTCCCGGGAAGGACGAGATAAGAATAGCAGCAGCCATTGCGGCTTATTTCAGCAAGGCAAGAACACAACGGAATGTGCCTGTATCCTACACGCAGCGCAAGTATTTGAAGAAAGACAAAAAAGGGAAACCAGGAGCTGTTATGTTGATGAGAGAAGAGGTAGTATTTGTGGATCCGGGACTACCCACGTAG
- a CDS encoding DUF4870 domain-containing protein, translated as MPEANKEIEDGKIWAFIGYWWILFLVPLLGKKDNKFALFHGKQGLVLFAFAVLVWLLSYIPVIGWFIIGPVGSIVWIILAIIGMVKSLQGQYWKIPVLGDIAEKIKI; from the coding sequence ATGCCAGAGGCCAACAAAGAGATTGAAGACGGCAAGATATGGGCATTTATTGGATACTGGTGGATTCTATTCTTAGTACCTCTGCTCGGTAAGAAAGATAACAAATTCGCCCTGTTTCACGGGAAACAGGGATTGGTGCTTTTCGCCTTTGCAGTGCTCGTCTGGTTGCTGAGCTATATACCTGTTATAGGTTGGTTCATCATCGGACCGGTCGGCAGCATTGTATGGATTATTCTGGCAATAATTGGGATGGTGAAGTCACTTCAGGGACAATACTGGAAGATACCAGTATTGGGTGACATAGCCGAGAAGATCAAAATATAG
- a CDS encoding penicillin-binding protein activator — protein MKRTIFLPLIFLLLLGCAYIRPKGAADMDSQRVAEIAAVTFERGNDYFKRKDYSNALVAFEEVVEKYSGTESYEPALYLGSFCQYKLARFKNAVSFGEKYLKEFPNSKYYLNAMSLVGESYFHLAEDYEAAYYLSKYYVQAEDSSGRQKAFERILEMLPDLSIAELEKLHRIFMAEDIDEHILYHLGQAEAQKGKKEEAERDFNLLVRRFPETRYLYEAEEYKRFISLGEATGRAGILLPLTGKYSNIGQNLLTVVRAFEKNKMLPFSLHVLDTKSDPIDAALAAARLVEEVGVDFLIAPVSSFEAFTLCGFAFGKAIPIILPMSTEGRFEALPLVFTRGQSYENQARMLARYSMYDMGLNRFAVLFPEESRHRVIANAFAQEVVRNNREVVAMVSFPADSITMQKELEAIKKKEPGALFLAMDTDMIINAAPQVAYYGLEEITLLGTEAFQSERVPRLGEKYVEGSVFVAPSAIDETISKQLTSSGLPINEFTARFYTVLLQLRSISSYERSNLPRLIGETLRGTEILGVYKIEDGEFIKLADVRKE, from the coding sequence ATGAAAAGAACAATATTCCTTCCACTGATCTTCCTTCTGCTGCTTGGTTGCGCTTACATAAGACCCAAAGGTGCAGCCGATATGGATTCACAAAGAGTAGCGGAAATAGCTGCGGTCACTTTTGAAAGAGGCAATGATTATTTCAAGCGCAAGGATTACAGTAATGCGCTTGTTGCCTTCGAGGAGGTTGTCGAAAAATACAGCGGGACTGAATCGTATGAACCGGCACTGTACCTCGGGTCATTCTGCCAGTACAAATTGGCCCGGTTCAAGAATGCAGTTTCCTTTGGAGAAAAATACCTAAAGGAATTTCCTAATTCCAAGTACTACCTCAACGCGATGTCTCTGGTCGGTGAATCGTATTTCCACCTTGCCGAAGACTATGAGGCAGCATACTACCTGAGCAAGTACTACGTTCAGGCCGAAGATTCGTCGGGTAGACAGAAGGCATTCGAACGGATTCTTGAGATGCTTCCGGACCTTTCGATTGCCGAACTCGAAAAGTTACACCGGATCTTCATGGCTGAAGATATCGATGAACACATACTGTATCACCTTGGTCAAGCCGAGGCACAAAAAGGTAAGAAAGAAGAAGCAGAACGTGATTTCAACCTGCTGGTCAGACGCTTTCCAGAGACCCGGTATTTGTATGAAGCAGAAGAATACAAGAGATTTATCAGCCTTGGAGAAGCCACTGGCAGAGCAGGTATTCTGCTGCCGCTTACGGGGAAATATTCGAATATCGGACAGAATTTGCTCACTGTTGTCAGGGCATTCGAAAAGAACAAGATGCTTCCTTTTTCACTCCATGTTCTGGACACGAAATCTGATCCCATAGATGCAGCCCTGGCCGCGGCAAGACTTGTCGAGGAAGTAGGTGTCGATTTCCTGATCGCGCCAGTCAGTTCTTTCGAGGCATTCACATTATGTGGTTTCGCCTTCGGGAAAGCCATTCCGATCATACTGCCCATGAGCACTGAAGGGCGTTTTGAAGCGCTCCCGCTCGTTTTCACGCGTGGGCAATCCTATGAGAATCAGGCGCGGATGTTAGCCCGGTACAGCATGTATGATATGGGATTGAACAGATTCGCGGTTCTCTTTCCTGAAGAAAGCCGCCACCGCGTTATTGCCAACGCATTTGCGCAGGAGGTGGTGCGAAACAACCGCGAGGTCGTCGCTATGGTCAGTTTCCCTGCGGATTCGATAACCATGCAAAAGGAATTGGAGGCGATCAAGAAGAAGGAACCCGGGGCGCTTTTCTTAGCCATGGATACAGATATGATCATCAATGCGGCACCCCAGGTGGCTTACTATGGTCTTGAGGAAATAACTCTCCTCGGCACCGAAGCTTTTCAGAGTGAGAGGGTACCGCGTCTTGGTGAGAAGTATGTGGAAGGTTCGGTATTCGTTGCACCATCTGCAATTGATGAAACGATATCAAAACAACTGACATCCTCGGGCCTTCCAATTAACGAATTCACGGCGCGTTTCTATACGGTGCTTCTACAGTTAAGATCTATTAGCAGTTATGAACGGTCAAATCTTCCGCGTTTGATTGGTGAGACCTTGCGCGGCACGGAAATTCTCGGCGTCTATAAGATAGAAGACGGAGAATTCATCAAGCTGGCAGATGTCAGAAAAGAGTGA
- the rph gene encoding ribonuclease PH, with protein MRRDDRSVDALRKMTFELDYLEYPAGSCLVSAGRTRVLCAVSIDNRVPPFLIGRGSGWLTAEYSLLPFATHERTLREAHTGRLSGRTQEIRRFIGRSLRPIFDLRLAGERTFIIDCDVIQADGGTRTAAVNGAFVALYSAVAKMMVNRQFTKSPILDYVAAVSLGIVKGQSMLDLDYEEDSSAEVDMNLVMTGRGKIIEVQATAEKMPAARKRFDELMDLGYYGVQKIIAMEKEVLESRRI; from the coding sequence GGAGTGTTGATGCGTTGCGTAAAATGACTTTTGAACTTGACTATCTCGAATATCCCGCTGGCTCATGTTTGGTTTCGGCCGGTCGCACGCGTGTCTTGTGTGCGGTCAGCATAGATAATCGGGTGCCTCCCTTCTTGATCGGCAGGGGCAGTGGTTGGTTGACGGCCGAGTATTCTCTGCTGCCTTTTGCGACACATGAGCGGACACTCCGCGAAGCGCATACCGGTCGGTTAAGCGGAAGGACACAGGAGATTCGTCGTTTCATAGGACGTTCGCTGCGCCCGATTTTCGATCTACGTCTCGCAGGGGAGCGGACGTTCATTATTGACTGTGATGTGATACAAGCAGACGGTGGAACGAGGACAGCGGCGGTTAACGGCGCTTTTGTTGCATTGTACAGCGCGGTCGCCAAGATGATGGTCAACAGGCAATTCACCAAGTCGCCAATTCTCGATTATGTCGCCGCCGTGAGTTTGGGTATTGTCAAAGGTCAGTCCATGCTGGATCTTGATTACGAGGAAGATAGTAGCGCTGAAGTCGATATGAATTTGGTGATGACAGGCCGCGGTAAAATCATCGAGGTGCAGGCGACCGCGGAGAAGATGCCGGCTGCACGAAAGCGTTTTGATGAGTTGATGGATCTTGGTTATTACGGGGTTCAGAAGATAATAGCTATGGAGAAAGAAGTCCTTGAGTCAAGAAGAATCTAA
- the arcC gene encoding carbamate kinase, producing the protein MKKAVVALGGNAISSTGKEDIHEQFANTRSSLEGIVELIQEEYKLAITHGNGPQVGNALLRVERTKQDIPALPLGVIVADTEGGMGYMIEQSLQNRLMALGIKRDVVTIVTQVIVDPDDPSIINPTKYIGPFYTKKQAESLAEMFNWVVKEDSGRGHRRVVPSPIPKRIVNRTTIQTLVDLGTIVIAAGGGGIPVYIENDGSYEGVDAVVDKDRASAVLAHDIDARTLLFLTNVECVYINYKRDDQRPLTVISAGEARDYLKNGQFPPGSMGPKIEAATSFLESGGKEVIITSLGKAKEAILGDAGTKIVR; encoded by the coding sequence ATGAAAAAGGCGGTCGTTGCGCTCGGCGGCAATGCAATCTCTTCCACTGGCAAAGAGGATATTCATGAACAATTCGCCAATACACGCAGTAGTCTTGAAGGGATTGTCGAACTAATACAGGAAGAATACAAACTCGCAATAACCCACGGCAATGGTCCCCAGGTCGGCAATGCTTTGCTCCGTGTTGAAAGAACAAAACAGGACATCCCTGCACTGCCGTTAGGCGTTATAGTTGCAGACACTGAAGGCGGCATGGGTTATATGATCGAACAGAGTCTGCAGAACAGGCTCATGGCCCTTGGCATAAAGCGCGATGTTGTAACAATTGTCACTCAGGTCATTGTGGACCCTGATGACCCGTCAATCATAAACCCAACAAAGTACATTGGCCCTTTCTATACGAAGAAACAGGCCGAGAGTCTCGCAGAAATGTTCAATTGGGTAGTTAAAGAAGATTCAGGACGCGGTCATCGCCGGGTTGTACCGTCTCCAATACCCAAAAGAATTGTCAATCGGACCACAATTCAAACACTGGTTGATCTGGGAACAATTGTCATCGCGGCTGGCGGCGGTGGCATACCTGTGTACATCGAGAACGACGGGTCCTACGAGGGTGTCGATGCGGTTGTAGACAAAGACCGTGCCTCGGCTGTTCTCGCACACGATATAGACGCCAGAACCCTGCTTTTTCTTACGAATGTTGAATGCGTATATATCAATTACAAGAGAGATGACCAGCGGCCACTGACGGTCATCAGCGCCGGCGAAGCAAGAGATTATCTAAAGAATGGTCAATTTCCGCCGGGAAGTATGGGGCCGAAAATTGAGGCCGCAACCAGCTTCCTGGAAAGCGGCGGAAAGGAAGTAATCATCACCTCACTTGGCAAAGCCAAGGAGGCGATTTTAGGTGACGCCGGTACTAAGATCGTGAGATAG
- a CDS encoding DUF1844 domain-containing protein, translating into MLEDNNAKEKDTGQQEAPKLLDEPIKMKEIVYMMILSLEGKAWAYLDKVAHPETQKHLKDAGEAKVAIDAIDALYKVIEPVLEQADKKDIQVRLANLRLNFAKD; encoded by the coding sequence ATGCTTGAAGATAACAATGCAAAAGAAAAAGACACTGGACAGCAGGAAGCGCCAAAACTACTCGACGAGCCGATCAAGATGAAAGAAATCGTCTATATGATGATACTATCGCTGGAAGGAAAAGCATGGGCATATCTCGATAAAGTAGCACATCCAGAAACTCAGAAACATCTAAAAGACGCCGGAGAAGCAAAGGTAGCGATAGATGCCATCGATGCACTCTACAAGGTCATCGAACCCGTGCTTGAACAGGCTGACAAAAAAGATATTCAGGTTCGCCTTGCCAACCTGAGACTGAATTTTGCCAAAGATTAG
- a CDS encoding YIP1 family protein, whose product MIQRIKDIIFKPKDAWPQIKAESTTIGQVFTGYAMILAALPALAGFLGFTLIGQSFGPITGLFRIPFTYALVWAIVWYVLILVALYIEGLVINALAPSFGSKQSGVNAYKLAVYSSTPMFIAGILNILPALGILVFLISLYSFYLLYIGMPVMMETPRDKLVGYFVVTLIVMIVIYFIVGGISSAVMTAMWRPVLL is encoded by the coding sequence ATGATTCAACGTATTAAAGATATAATCTTCAAACCAAAGGATGCATGGCCTCAGATCAAGGCAGAATCCACGACAATCGGGCAAGTCTTTACTGGTTATGCAATGATTCTGGCTGCGCTCCCTGCACTTGCCGGTTTCCTAGGGTTCACTCTGATTGGTCAGAGTTTTGGGCCAATCACCGGGCTCTTTAGGATACCATTCACCTACGCGCTTGTCTGGGCAATCGTGTGGTATGTACTGATACTCGTGGCTCTTTACATCGAGGGTCTGGTCATTAACGCGTTAGCACCATCATTCGGTTCCAAACAGAGCGGTGTCAATGCATATAAACTGGCCGTCTATTCTTCAACACCGATGTTCATAGCTGGTATCCTCAATATACTGCCTGCATTGGGCATACTCGTTTTCCTTATAAGTCTCTATTCCTTTTATTTGTTGTACATCGGTATGCCGGTTATGATGGAGACTCCCAGGGATAAGCTGGTCGGTTATTTTGTCGTAACCCTTATTGTGATGATCGTAATCTACTTTATTGTAGGCGGTATTTCGAGTGCCGTGATGACCGCGATGTGGCGGCCTGTTCTGTTATAG
- a CDS encoding DUF2723 domain-containing protein, producing the protein MPKIRISASPRRYLIAVGSLSIILAIYLYTLCPDVYLIDSGELAAVSFTLGIAHPTGYPLYTLISYFFAHLPGEPISYLNLLSGLFSVAAAAFLYALARRVTGSKIAPVLTVSVFAFSPMIWRTSITNEVHALTGLFAVLLLFLAYRCDNDRILYLIMYLIGLSLTNHMMIVSLAAPIFVYILIIHRPSLARISIGIMFLLLGLTLYYYLVARTNGGAKLAWGNTMNLERLFWHVSGKQYRVWMFTLSPAEVIKNLINGGRILARNFLYLFTIPSLVGFYVLYRENRRIFWLLLIILTLNVLYTINYSIPDIESYYIPTFIVLVISFTYGIKQLGKYLKNAVVLTLALAIPVINFDSCTLRGNTFGMDFGQAHTLMLPYSSLLITPYWDIYAPLMYSREINRTREDLVVIDKELLRRTWYLIYLEREYPVFYAKVESSIDAYRLELEKFEYGRLYKPQTIQARYVEMLESFIDAKIEEGVYFCSPWPDYDFDAVKPQYLRIPFGLVHRIVRGTPSVHFDFDEFDLKRPPIVNDERVRYNLLIVRNMLRQNLGYFQATGNQEQEAKVRQLLKSF; encoded by the coding sequence TTGCCAAAGATTAGAATCTCTGCCTCGCCGCGCCGATATCTGATTGCTGTTGGATCGCTTTCAATAATACTTGCGATCTATCTCTACACACTCTGCCCTGATGTCTATTTGATAGATTCAGGCGAATTGGCTGCGGTTTCCTTCACCCTGGGCATTGCCCATCCCACTGGCTATCCATTATACACGCTGATATCGTACTTCTTTGCTCACTTGCCTGGAGAACCTATATCGTACCTTAACCTGCTTTCAGGCTTGTTCTCAGTCGCAGCTGCCGCATTCCTTTACGCACTCGCACGTCGTGTAACGGGCAGCAAAATTGCGCCGGTTCTCACCGTCTCAGTATTCGCTTTTTCTCCCATGATCTGGCGCACATCCATCACAAATGAGGTACACGCGCTTACAGGATTGTTTGCTGTTCTGCTGCTTTTTCTCGCCTACCGGTGCGACAATGACCGAATACTATACCTCATCATGTATCTAATCGGTTTGAGTCTGACAAACCACATGATGATCGTATCCCTCGCTGCGCCAATCTTCGTTTACATTCTTATCATTCATCGCCCAAGCCTCGCCAGGATATCGATCGGAATCATGTTTCTGTTACTGGGTCTTACCCTGTACTATTACCTCGTAGCGCGTACGAATGGGGGGGCAAAACTGGCATGGGGGAATACCATGAATCTTGAGCGTCTGTTCTGGCATGTAAGCGGAAAACAATACCGCGTGTGGATGTTTACACTCTCGCCGGCAGAAGTAATCAAGAACCTTATTAACGGCGGCCGGATCCTTGCCCGTAACTTCTTGTATCTTTTCACCATACCTTCCCTTGTCGGCTTTTACGTATTATACAGGGAAAACCGCCGGATATTCTGGCTGTTATTGATTATTCTCACACTCAACGTACTGTACACCATCAATTATTCTATTCCAGACATTGAATCCTACTACATACCAACATTCATTGTGTTAGTAATCAGCTTCACCTACGGGATAAAGCAACTAGGCAAGTATCTGAAGAATGCTGTCGTCCTGACATTGGCTCTGGCGATTCCGGTCATTAATTTCGATTCCTGTACGCTCAGAGGTAATACCTTCGGCATGGACTTCGGTCAGGCCCACACTCTGATGCTCCCTTATTCCAGCCTTTTGATCACACCTTACTGGGATATATACGCGCCTCTCATGTATTCCCGAGAGATCAACCGAACAAGAGAAGATCTCGTGGTCATTGACAAGGAATTACTTCGACGCACATGGTATCTTATATACCTTGAGCGTGAGTATCCCGTTTTCTACGCAAAAGTGGAATCATCTATTGATGCCTATCGTCTTGAACTTGAGAAATTCGAATACGGACGGTTGTATAAACCACAGACAATACAAGCGAGATACGTCGAAATGCTTGAGAGCTTTATCGATGCCAAAATAGAGGAAGGTGTATACTTCTGTTCCCCGTGGCCTGATTATGACTTTGATGCTGTCAAACCGCAATACCTAAGAATACCGTTCGGGCTCGTCCACAGAATCGTACGCGGCACGCCGTCAGTGCATTTCGATTTCGACGAATTTGACCTCAAGCGCCCGCCAATAGTAAATGATGAACGGGTTCGATATAACTTGTTAATAGTACGTAATATGCTGCGCCAAAACCTTGGATACTTCCAGGCAACCGGTAACCAAGAACAAGAAGCAAAAGTACGTCAACTCTTGAAATCTTTCTAG